Proteins encoded together in one Methanobrevibacter sp. V74 window:
- a CDS encoding GMC family oxidoreductase translates to MFVVIGTGAGGALIARELAKNGVSVTILEKGPYINSKDAFDYYDKYSNDIDLLTATCIGGATIVSMSNMVRALDSELHEYGIDLTDEYKYVEDLIDVHQLDDSHIGRGTQAFLDAGREMGLETLKMPKSIREDECIQCGKCALGCPVDAKWSGKDFIDEAVDAGARLICDAEVIEIINENNQVCGVKYIKDANEEIIEADKVVLSAGAISSTLILRNSGIKDAGREIFFDPFVSVGGYIKDINFNSEVQMAGFVIGRNFVLSPHFSSFIRGNIDDDSVTDRDILSIMVKTSDECKGYVDDAGDVVKINTINDIRYLAEGVATAGFILQKAGVDPKTIGSTVYRGAHPGGTAKIGKIVDGNLETKISNLFVCDASVLPISPGKPLILTILALSKRLADHIR, encoded by the coding sequence ATGTTTGTAGTTATAGGTACTGGAGCGGGAGGGGCTCTAATAGCTCGTGAACTTGCAAAAAACGGTGTTTCAGTAACTATTTTAGAAAAAGGACCTTATATAAATTCAAAAGATGCATTTGACTATTATGATAAATATTCTAATGATATAGATTTGCTAACAGCCACTTGCATTGGTGGTGCAACTATTGTTTCAATGTCCAATATGGTAAGGGCATTGGATAGTGAATTACATGAATATGGTATTGATTTAACAGATGAATATAAGTATGTTGAGGATTTAATTGATGTTCATCAACTTGATGATTCTCATATTGGTAGGGGAACTCAGGCGTTTCTAGATGCCGGAAGAGAAATGGGGCTTGAAACACTAAAAATGCCTAAATCAATTAGAGAAGATGAGTGCATTCAATGTGGAAAATGTGCATTGGGATGTCCAGTAGATGCAAAATGGTCTGGAAAAGACTTTATTGATGAAGCAGTCGATGCTGGAGCTAGATTAATATGTGATGCTGAAGTAATTGAAATTATTAATGAAAATAATCAAGTTTGTGGTGTAAAATATATTAAAGATGCTAATGAAGAAATTATTGAAGCAGATAAAGTAGTATTATCTGCTGGCGCTATTAGTTCCACATTAATTTTAAGAAATTCGGGTATAAAAGATGCTGGTCGTGAAATATTCTTTGATCCGTTTGTAAGTGTTGGAGGATACATAAAAGATATTAATTTTAATAGTGAAGTACAAATGGCAGGTTTTGTAATTGGTAGAAATTTTGTATTGTCGCCTCACTTTTCCTCATTTATTCGTGGAAATATTGATGATGATTCCGTAACTGATAGGGATATATTAAGTATCATGGTAAAAACATCTGATGAGTGTAAAGGTTATGTGGATGATGCTGGAGATGTTGTTAAGATTAATACTATAAATGATATTAGATATTTAGCTGAAGGAGTTGCTACTGCAGGGTTTATCTTACAAAAAGCAGGTGTTGACCCAAAAACTATCGGTTCAACAGTTTATAGAGGAGCACATCCTGGTGGAACTGCAAAAATAGGGAAAATAGTGGATGGGAATTTGGAAACAAAAATTTCTAATTTATTTGTTTGTGATGCAAGTGTACTGCCAATATCTCCTGGAAAACCACTGATATTGACAATACTTGCCTTATCAAAAAGACTAGCAGATCATATAAGATAA
- the pyrI gene encoding aspartate carbamoyltransferase regulatory subunit, protein MKKSELKIKAIENGTVIDHISANKALHIIKILGLPDSETKNVTVAMNVYSGEIGRKDIVKIENRELDPKELNQVALIAPKATINIIRDYKPIKKDKIVLPDKISSIIKCTNPKCITNYENEPIIPYFNVINKYPPVVRCHYCEKLIKTEAIDKQFE, encoded by the coding sequence ATGAAAAAATCAGAATTGAAAATTAAAGCTATTGAAAATGGCACTGTAATTGATCACATTAGTGCTAATAAAGCACTACACATCATTAAAATATTAGGATTACCAGATTCTGAAACTAAAAATGTTACAGTAGCTATGAATGTTTATTCTGGAGAAATTGGTAGGAAAGATATTGTAAAAATTGAAAATAGAGAATTAGACCCTAAAGAACTTAATCAAGTAGCTTTAATTGCGCCTAAAGCAACTATTAACATTATCAGAGATTATAAACCAATTAAAAAAGATAAAATTGTTCTCCCAGATAAAATTTCCTCAATAATCAAATGTACCAATCCAAAATGTATCACAAATTACGAGAATGAACCAATTATACCCTATTTTAATGTAATCAACAAATACCCTCCTGTTGTTAGGTGCCATTATTGTGAAAAATTAATAAAAACAGAAGCTATTGATAAGCAATTTGAATAA
- a CDS encoding flavodoxin domain-containing protein, with amino-acid sequence MKRVIIYYSQGGTTDLIAKTLAKHLNADLIRIYDLKNREGLRNKLISSINAFRETKTEIIPAQVDLRDYDTIYFGTPTWSRNPTPAILTIVDRCDLRTKDVILFATMDNRGNSNIERLEEKVKLRGGRVIESFSIQTKDKSPEKLVNDAEAMIEIKDLKMY; translated from the coding sequence ATGAAAAGAGTTATAATCTATTATTCACAAGGTGGAACAACAGATTTGATTGCAAAAACATTAGCTAAACATTTAAATGCAGATTTAATAAGAATTTATGATTTAAAAAATCGTGAAGGATTAAGAAATAAATTGATTTCATCAATTAATGCATTTAGAGAAACAAAAACCGAAATTATTCCTGCTCAAGTTGATTTAAGAGATTATGACACAATATATTTCGGAACACCTACCTGGTCAAGAAATCCCACCCCTGCAATATTAACTATAGTCGACAGATGCGACCTAAGAACAAAAGATGTTATTTTATTTGCTACAATGGACAATCGTGGAAATTCAAACATTGAAAGACTTGAAGAAAAAGTTAAATTGCGAGGAGGAAGAGTTATTGAAAGCTTTAGTATCCAAACTAAAGACAAAAGTCCTGAAAAATTAGTTAATGATGCTGAAGCAATGATCGAAATTAAAGATTTAAAAATGTATTAG